The Couchioplanes caeruleus nucleotide sequence CTTCCCGGCCCGCTTCCGCACGGCATCGGGCGCGCTGGCGGAGGTCATCACGCTGCACACCAACTACCGCGCCCGGCCGGGCCTGCTGGACGCCACGAGCCGGGTCGCGCGACGCATGCGCGGCCGGGTACGCCACCGCCCCATGCACCCCCCGCCCGCGCCCTCCCCGCCCGCGTCTTCCCAGGCTGCGCCTTCTGCGTCGGCCGCGCCCGCCTCGGCGGCCCATGCTCCGGCCGCGCCCACCTCGGCGGCCCATGCTCCGGGCGCGCCCGCCTCGGCGGCCGTTGCTCCGGCCGTGCCCGCCGGGTCGTCCTCGGCCGCGCTCGCCGGGTCGTCCTCGGCCGCGCCCGCTTCGCCGGCTGAGGCCGGCGCCCCCGCTCAGCCGCCCCGCCCGTCGCCGTCGCCGTCGCCGGATCGTTCGGCGCCCGAGGCGGTCGTGCGTACCTTCCGCTCACCGACCAGCGAGACCGCGTTCGTCGCGCACGCCCTGCGTGAGGCCCACCTGCTGCACGGCGTCCCCTGGTCCCGGATGGCCGTGGTGCTGCGGTCGACCAGCCTACAACTGCCCTCCCTGCAGCGCGGGCTCGCCGCCGCCGGCGTGCCCACCGTCACCCACGCGGAGGACATGCCGCTGCACCTGCAACCCGCGGTCGCGCCGTTCCTGCTGCTCCTGCGCTGCGCCCTCGACCCGGCGGTGCTGGACGAGGAGGCGGCGGTCGCGCTGCTGCACTCGCCGCTGGGCGGGGCCGACCCGCTGGCCGAGCGGCGGCTGCGGCAGGGACTGCGGGCGCTCGCGCTGGCCGCCGGCGACCGCAGGCCCTCCGGCGAGCTGCTCGTCGACGCGGTGCGCGACCCGGCCGGGCTCGACATGGTGGAGCGGCGCTGGGCGACGCCCGCCCAGAACGTCGCCCGGCTGCTCGCCACCGCCCGGGAGGCGGCGGCCGCGCCGGCCGCGACCGCCGAGCAGGTGCTGTGGTCGGTCTGGCGCGCCAGCGGTCTCGCCGAGAAGTGGTACGCCCTCAGCACCCGGGGCGCCCCGACCGAACCCGGCGGCGAGGGCGGCCGGGCCCGGCAGTGGCGCGCCGAGGCAGCCGACCGCGACCTCGACGCGATGGTGGTGCTCTTCGACGCCGCTGCCCGTTTCGTCGACCGGCTGCCGGGGGCGCGTACGGAGGTGTTCCTCGACCACGTGCTCGGCCAGGACCTGCCCGCCGACTCGATCGCCCCCAGCGCGGACCGCGGTGAGGCCGTACGCCTGCTCACCGCGCACGCGGCCAAGGGCCTGGAGTGGGACGTCGTCGTGCTGGCCGGCGTCCAGGAGGGCATCTGGCCGGACCTGCGGCTGCGCGGCAGCCTGCTGGGCTCGGAACGGCTCGTCGACGTCCTGGCGGGCCGGGCCGCACCGGACACGGCGGCGATCGCCGGGCAGACGTCGGCGCTGCTCGACGAGGAACGCCGCCTCTTCTACGTGGCCACCACCCGGGCCCGGCAGCGGCTGGTCGTGACCGCGGTGGCCTCGGCGAGCGTGGGCGGCGCGGACGGCGAGGAGCAACCGAGCCGCTTCCTGAGCGAACTCGCCATGCCGGACCGCCGCGGCGGTGGCGACCCCCCGCCACCGGAACAGGGCGACCCGGGCCCCACGGAACCGGGCCCGGACGACCCCGGCCCTCCGGAACCCGAACCCGACGACGACCCCGGCGCCCGCGAGCCGGACCCCACCGACGTCCGCGAGCCCGACCCCACCGGCGCCCGGGAGCCGGAACCCGGGGAGACGGGCGAGGGCGACTTCGAGCTGCCCATGGGTCGCCCGCCCCGCGCCCTCACCCTGTCCGCGCTGGTCGCGGAGCTGCGTACCGTCGTGGTCGCACCCGACGCCACGCCCGCCCGGCGGCATGCCGCCGCGGCCGAGCTGGCCCGGCTCGCCCAGGCCGGGGTGCCCGGCGCCCATCCCGACGAGTGGTGGGGGCTGCGGCCGCTCTCCGACGACCGGCCGCTGGTCGATGAGGGCGAGCCGGTCAAGGTGACGCCGTCGGCGATGGAGAGCGCGCTGCGGTGCAGCCTGCGCTGGCTGTTGGAACGCCATGGCGGCGCCGCCCCGGCCGGGCCCGCGCAGGGGGTCGGCAACCTGGTGCACGCGGCGGCGATGCTGGCCGAGGACGCGAACGCCGACCGCGAGCGGCTCGTCGAGTACGTGTCGGCGCGGTTCGACGCGATCGAGCTGGCGGCGCGCTGGCTGGCCGGGCCGGAGCAGGAGCGCGCGCAGGGCATGGTGGACAAGTTGCTGCGCTGGCTGGCGCGCAACCCGCGGCGGCTGCTCGCGATCGAGCACGAGTTCACCGTGCGCCTCGACGACCCGAAGCGGCCGATCCAGCTCACCGGGCGGGTCGACCGGCTGGAGGTGGACGAGCAGGGCCGGCTGGTCGTCATCGACCTGAAGACCGGCAAGAGCACCGCGGTCACCGCCGGCGAGGTCGAGGAGCACGCGCAGCTCGCCGGTTATCAGGCCGCCGTGGACGCGGGTGCTTTCGACGCGCTCGCCGAGGGGGCCGGCAGCGGCGGGGCGGCGTTGGTGCAGCTCGGGCCGAGCAAGGAGGCGCGCGAGCAGATGCAGGTGCCGCTCGCCGAGGCCGACGATCCGCAGTGGGCGTACGCGATGGTCCGCCGCACCGCCGACACGATGGCCGCGGCGACCTTCTCGGCCGTCGCGAACGCGAAGTGCCGGGTTTGTCCGGTGCGGACCAGCTGCCCGGTCAGCGGCCAGGGCCGGCAGGTCGTCGAACCCGGTCCGCCCGCCGCGGACCAGCGAGGGTAGAACCGTCCACGATGACGCAACCGAGCCTTTTCGCCGACGCCGAACCCCGGCCGCGGCGGCGCGCCGATGCCGGGCCGCGCTACACCCCGCTGGAGCTCGCCCGGCTGCTGCGGCTGCACGCGCCCACCCCGGAGCAGGCCGCGATCATCGCGGCCCCGGTCGAACCGGTCCTGGTCGTCGCGGGCGCCGGGTCCGGCAAGACCGAGACGATGGCCTCGCGGGTGGTCTGGCTCGTCGCCAACGGGTACGCCCACCCGGACGAGATCCTCGGCCTGACGTTCACCCGCAAGGCCGCCGGCGAGCTGGCCCATCGGGTACGGACGCGGCTCGGTCAGCTGGTCCGCCGGCTGGGGCAGCAGGAGGCACTGACCGGTGAGCCGACAGTCGCCACCTACCACTCGTACGCGGCCCGCGTGGTCACCGAGCACGGCCTGCGCGCCGGGTACGAGCCGTCCGCCCGGCTGCTCACCGAGGCGGCCCGGTGGCAGATCGTGGACTCGCTGGTGCGCTCGTACACCGGGGAGATGACGGGCCTCAACCGCGCGCCCGGCACGGTGACCGACGACGTGCTGGCGCTCTCCGGCGAGCTGGCCGAGCATCTCGTCGGCCCCGACGACCTGGCCGCGTGGACGGGACGGTTCTTCGCCGACGTGCAGTCGCTGCCCGGGCGGGTCTACAAGGACGTCACCGACATGCTGCAGCGCCAGCGGCACCGGCTCACCCTGCTGCCCCTCGTACGCCTCTATGAGCAGCGCAAACTCGACCTCGAGGCGATGGACTTCGGTGACCAGATGGCCCGCGCCGCGCTGGTGGCCCGCAACCATCCCGAGGTCGGCGCGATCGAGCGGGGCCGCTACAAGATCGTGCTGCTGGACGAGTACCAGGACACCAGCCACGCCCAGGTCGTGCTGCTGAACGCGCTGTTCGGCGGCGGGCACCCGGTGACCGCGGTCGGCGACCCCTGTCAGTCGATCTACGGCTGGCGTGGCGCGTCCGCTGGCACGCTGGACCGGTTCCCGGCCGAGTTCACCGGTCCGGGCGGCCGCGAGGCGTGGGTGCTGAACCTGACCCGGAGCTGGCGCAACCGTCCCGAGATCCTGCAGGTCGCCAACTCCCTCTCGCGCCCGCTGCGGGCCGCCGGCGCCCGGGTCGCCGAGCTCGTCCCGGCCCAGCGGGTGGCCGATCGCGTCGGTGGCCGCACGGTGGCATGCGCGCTGCTGTCCACGTACGCGGAAGAAGCCGAGTGGATCGCCGGCTCGATGCTGGCCGCGTGGCGGGCGGCGGCCCGGCTGCCGGAGGCGGCGCCGGCGGACATCCCGCTGGAGAAGCGGCCGACCAGCGCGGTCCTGGTCCGGGTCCGCAGCCAGATCCCGGCGATCGAGGAGGCGCTGCGCGCCCGCGGCCTGCCCGTGGAGGTGGTGGGCCTCGGCGGCCTGCTGGACACGCCGGAGGTCCGCGATGTCGTGTGCACGCTGCGGGTGCTTGCCGACCCGACCGACGGCGCGGCCCTGCTGCGGCTCCTGACGGGCGCCCGCTGGCGCATCGGCCCGCGCGACCTGGTGGCGCTGCACCGCCGGGCCCGGGCGATCGCCTCCGCCCGCGCGGCCGTGACAACCGGCCCGGGTTCTTCCGCGGCGGCCGGCCCCGGTTCTCCCGCGGAGCCCGGCTCCGGTTCTCCCGCGGCGGCCGGGTCCGGTGCTTCCGCGGCCGCTCCGGATGACGCGCAGCAGATCTTCGGGGACCGGCTGGAGGACGCCACGCTCGTCGAGGCGATGGCCGACCTGGGGGCACCCCAGCAGTACTCGCAGGAGGGCTACCTGCGGCTCCGCGCGTACAGCAGGGAGCTGGCGGAGCTGCGCCTGCGCCTGGACCAGCCGCTGCCCGACCTGGTCGCGGACATCGAGCGCACCACCGGCCTGGACGTCGAGGTCGCCGTACGCGGCTGGGGCGCGGGCGACGCAGGCCTGGCCCGCGGCCACCTCGACGCCCTCGGCGACGTCGCCGCCCGGTACGCGGGTGAGACCGACGGCGGCACCCTGGCGGGGTTCCTCGCGTTCCTGGCCGCGGCCGAGGAGGAGGAACGTGGCCTCACCCCGGGCCAGGTCGACGTGGTCGAGGGCGCCGTCCAGATCCTGACCGCCCACGCCGCCAAGGGCCTGGAGTGGGACGTCGTCTCCGTGGCCGGTCTCACCAAGAACGTGTGGCCGGGCGTCACCCGGGGCTCGGACAACTACCTCGGCGGCATCGGGGTGCTGCCGTTCCCGTTGCGGGGCGACTCCGACGGGCTGCCGGAGCTGGACCTGTCGGAAGCCGTCGACCAGAAGGACGTGGCCGCGGCCGTGACGGCGTTCGGGCGGGCGTGGCGCGAGCACGACGAGCGGGAGGAGCGGCGGCTGGCGTACGTGGCCGTCACCCGCCCGCGCCGGCTGCTGCTGGCGTCCGGCTACTGGTGGGGCGACGGCGTGAAGCGGCCCCGAGGTCCGTCGGTGTTCCTGACCGAGATCCGGGACGCCTGCGACGAGGGTGCCGGGGTGGTCGAGCACTGGGCGCCGGAGCCGCCCGGCGACGCCGCCAACCCCAGCGCCGAGCTGGTGGCGTCGGCGGAATGGCCGTCGGACCCGCTGGGCGCGCGCCGCCCGGCAATGGCGGCCGCCGCCGACCTGATCCGGCGCATGATCGCCGCACCGACCCCGGAGGCCGCCGCCGCGTTCGCCGAGCTGGCCGAGTCGGACGCCGAGGTGGGAGCGCGTGCCGGGCTGGCCGCCGACCTGACCGGGCTCGCCCCGGCCGCGGCCCCGGAACCCCAGCCGGCACGGCCCCCGGCCGCGGAGGCGCGGGCGGCGGTGGCGGAGCCGGCCGGCGAGGTGGATCCGGACGTGGAGCGGTGGCGGCAGGAGGCCGCGTTGCTGCTCGCCGAGCGCGAGGAACGGGTCCGTCGCGACGGACCGCTCGAGGTGGCGCTGCCGCCGCACCTGTCGGTGTCGCAGCTGGTCGTCCTGCGCCGCGACCCGCAACTGCTGGCCCGCTCCCTGCGCAGGCCGCTGCCGCAGCGGCCCGCGCCCTTCGCGCGGCGGGGCACGGCGTTCCACGCTTGGCTGGAGCAGCGGTACGGGTCCGTACGCCTGCTCGACCTCGACGAACTCCCCGGCGCGGCGGACGACGACGCGGCGGCCGACGAGGAGCTGGCCGCGTTGCAGGAGGCATTCCTGGCGGGGGAGTGGGCGGACCGTACGCCGGTCGAGGTCGAAGTCCCGTTCGCCACCACCGTGGCCGGCGTGGTGATCCGGGGCCGGATGGACGCCGTCTTCGCCGAACCGGGCAACCGCTTCGACGTCATCGACTGGAAGACCGGCCGGCGTCCCACCGCCGCCGACGCCGCGGCCGCGACGGTGCAGCTCGCGGCGTACCGGGTCGCGTGGGCGGCGCTGGCGGGCGTGCCGGTGTCCCGGGTACGGGCCGGCTTCCACTACGTGCGTGACGGCGTGACCGTACGCCCGGCCGACCTGCTCGACGCCGACGGCCTGGCCGCGCTCGTCGCCGAGCTCCCCGAGGCCGATCAGGGCCGGTGAGCCCGCTCCCGGTCAGAGGCCGGCAGCGGCCAGGAGATGCAGCAGAGCCGCCGCGTACGCCTCCTCAGGCGTCGCCGCGGTGAACGTACGGTCCTCGCCCAGCAGGGTGATGCCGACCTCGTAGCCCGCGTCGCCCCGTCGCAGGCTGCGGAAAGTCCCGCCGAGCAGATCGCGCAGCTGATCCTCGCGGGGCAGCCAGAGCGCCTCGTCGAGCTCCACGTCGTCGAGCGCCCACTCGGTGGTGCCGTTGAACCCGATCACGCGCCCCTCCGGCACGGGGTACACCTCGATGGTCATGTTGCTGAGCACAAAGGTGTCCTCGTCCAGGTCGCGGTCCGGGATGGCGAAGCTGTCCCCCGGGGCGGGCTTCCACTCCAGCCCGGCCTCCCTGAGTTGCCGTGCCACTTCCACGCCGATCACGAGCAGACCCCCTTGTGCGTGCTAGGCTCCTACGCGTTGTGTCAGTTTGGTTCCCAAGTACTCAGGAGCGCCTGTGGGGAAGTCTGCCCCAGGCGCTCTTTGTCGTAACCCGGGGTTCTCCGGTACGGGCGATCAGTACGGCAGCACGAGTCCCGCGAAGTGCGGGACTTATTACCTCGTTCCCGTCCATAATGGTCGGGAGCGATCGACCGTCGAGGAGACGATCATGGTTACCGGCGTAGTGAAGTGGTTCAACGCGGACAAGGGCTTTGGGTTCATCACCCCGGACGACGGCGGCGCCGACGTCTTCGCCCACTTCTCCGCCATCCAGACTTCCGGCTACCGCAGCCTGGACGAGAACCAGCGGGTCGAGTTCGAGGTGACCCAGGGCCAGAAGGGCCCGCAGGCGGCCAACATCCGCCCGCTCTGATTCCAGCCCAGCGCTGACGCGCCGGCGCCGGTCCTCCGCGAGGAGGCCGGCGCCGTCGTGCTTTCCGGCCCCATCCGCGGCCTGCGACCGCCCGTTCCAGGAGCCGCCGAGCCGCCGAGTGGCCGCCGGACCGCCGGACCGCCCGGACGGGGCCGGATGAGTGCCCTCAGGCGTCCAATGGGGCCGGGTTGCCGGCGTCCTCGGGCCGGGGCGGATAGCCCAGCTCCTCCGGCCGCGGCGCCGTGCCACCCAGATGCGCCGGCAGCCACCAGCGGTCGTCCGGCCCGGAGGGCTGTTCCGGATAGTTCTGCTGCGCCCGGTCCAGCAGCGCGCTCAACCGCTGCCGCAGCACCACCGTCGTCGCGTCCGCGGTGGCGCCGGCCGCCGCGACGATCGGCTCGCCGATGCTGATGATGACCGGTACGTGGCGCTTGGTCAGTTCCTTCTCGCGGCCCTTGGTCCAGAGCCGGTGCGGGCCCCACACCGCCATGGGGATCAGCGGCACCTCGGCCACCTCGGCGAGCCGGGCCGCGCCCGACTTCAGTGCCTTCACCGTGAACGACTCGCTGATCGTCGCCTCCGGGAACACGCCGACCACCTCGCCGCGGCGCAGGGCGTTCTCGGCTTCCTGGAACGCCGCCGTGCCGGCCTTGCGGTCCACGGAGATGTGGCGCATGCCGCGCATCAACGGACCGCTCACCTTGTGGTCGAAAACCGACTTCTTCGCCATGAACCGTACGAGGCGCTTCGCCGGCTGGGCGCCCAGTCCGCAGAAGATGAAATCGAGATAGCTGGCGTGGTTGCTCGCCAGGACCGCCCCGCCGGTCGCTGGGATGTGGTGCGCGCCGTCGATCTGGATCCGCAGGTCGAGCACCCGGAACATCGTCTTTGCCAAGGCGATCACGGGGGGATACACGATTTCCATCCGGTTACGGTACCGGGACCGCATGAACCTTTCCTGGGAGAGATGCAACCGATTTGCCGTCGGCTGCGTCTTACCTATGACTGCGCCGAGTCGCACCGGGGTCCACGCTGACAGGGATCATCCGGTTCGGCACTTCCCGGGAGGACCCGCATGGACACCGTGTCCGCACGCCGCGAGCTCGCGATCGTGGTGGCGCTGGCGGTCCTGGGCCTGTGCCTGGTGCTGGTGGTGGCCTTCGCACCCTGGTACGCGTCGGCCGGCTACGGCGGGGCGGGCGCGGGAGTCGTCGAGACCGTGCCGCCCAAGGCCGCACCGGTGGCCGCGGCCCGCTGACAGACCGGCGGGGACGGCCGCCGCAGCCCGCTGACCGGCTTGAAGGAACGGCCACTGAGCGGCGGGAGGGCGCTGCCCGAGCCGGGCGATGACCCGTGACATCGCCCCGTGGTGTTCACTGGGATGATGTCCGACGGCACGCCCACCCCCACCGCCTTCCCGCGGCCGGGTGGCGCGTGGGCTTCCGGGACGGTCACCGCTTACGGCGTACCCCCGCTCGTGCCGCCTCCGCCACCCACCCCGCCGGGCCCGCCCGGCGGTGACGGGCCACGACGCCGCCGGCGGCAGATGATGGTTTTCGGCGGGATCGCCGGCGCGATCGTCGTGATCGGTCTGACCATCATCCTGATCGTGGCGTTGACCTCGGACGGTGACGCCTTCGGCGGCAAGAAGGCGTCCGGTCCCACCGATGTCCGGCCGCCGCTCGCGCAGATGTGCCCCGCGCCGACCGTGGCGCCGAGCGAGGGGCCGACCGGCAGGCCGGAGAAGGTTCCGCCCGCCACCGGTGAACGGACCACCGACACCGAGGCGGGCATCTCCTACCGGAAGTACGGCGCGCCGTGGGTGCCGTGGGACACGACGTGGCGGGCGGGCACGCTCGAGGTTCCGTACCGGGTGGGGCAGCACTTCGTCACGGAGACGTACAGCGGGGGGACGTACCACGCGTCGATCCTGTCCGCGGCGGTGCCGGCGGCCGACAACGACGCGGTGACGCTGAACCTGGACTGCGTGGGGCGGCAGGTCGCGGCGGACGTCCGCGCCGAGTACTACCCGCAGCCGAACACGCTCGAGCAGCTGCGCGACGGGATGACCACGCTGGGCGGGCGGCCGGCGTACCTGAGCGAGTTCCGGCTGCACTTCAAGGCCGAGGGGCTGACGGCCACCGACGAGTTGTCCGCGGTGGCCGTCATCGACGTCGGCAAGACCACGGCCGCCGTGCTGTACGTGTCGATCCCCGGCACCCACAAGCAGTTCGACTACGTGATCGATGACGTGCTGAAGTCCGTACGGCCGCTCTGAGCGGGTCAGGAGCCGGTGAGGCCCCAGCGCTTGCGCAGCGCGTTGTCCGCGGCGTTGAACAGCAGGTCGATCAGGATGCCGATCACCAGCACCACGATGATGAAGCTGATCACCAGGCTCGACTCGTTGAGGTCGCGGGACTGCTGCATGCGTACGCCGATCGACAGCGCCCCCGGCACGATGACCAGCAGCTCGCCGGCCATGAGGCTGCGCCAGGAGAACGCCCAGCCCTGCTTGAGCCCGGAGATGAACGACGGCAGCGACGCCGGCAGGATCAGGTGGCGGTACTTGGCGAAGCCGGTCATGCCCAGCACCTGACCGACCCGCAGCCAGGTCCGCGGCACGTAGTCGATGCCGCTGATCAGGCCGTTCGCGACGGACGGGGCGGCGCCGATGACCACCACGAACATGATGGCGCTCTCGCTGATCTGGAAGAGCAGGATCGCCAGCGGGAACCACATGATCGAGGGCATGGTCTGCAGGCCGGTGATGAGCGAGCCGATGGCCGCCCGCAGCGGGGCGAACCGGGAGACCGCCGCCCCCACGATCGTGCCGATCAGCACGGCGAGCGCGAAGCCGGTGACCGCGCGGGTCATGGTCAGCCGTACGCCGTCCCAGAAGTCCCCGGTGGTGATCAGCGAGCCGAGGTCCTCGAAGACCGTCGCCGGGCCGGGCAGCACGTACGCCGGTTTCCATTCCGCCCAGACGACGGCCTGCCACGCCGCCAGCACGATGGCGACCGCGAGGAGCTTGGGCCAGGCGCTGCGCCAGATGCGCTTGCCGAGCGCGCCCTGCTCGCCCTTGCCGGCGAGCTCGAGCGCGTCGAGCCCGGTGACCCGGTCGGCGGCCCGGTCCGACTCGGTCCGCGGGTCGGGGGCCTGGGTGGGGATCTCAGCCTGCATGACGGGCGACCTCCGCGCGGAGCCGGTCGGTGATCTCGGCGGCCTGCCCGGCCACCTCGGGGGAGTCGATGCGGCGCGGCCGCTGGTGGGTCACCGGGAAGTCCTCGATGACCCGGCCCGGGCGGCTGCTCAGCAGGATCACCCGGTCGCCCAGCCGGACCGCCTCGCGCACGTTGTGGGTGACGAACAGGACGGTGAGCTCCTGCTCGCGCCAGATGCGCTCCAGCTCGTCGTGCAGGATGTCGCGGGTCATCGCGTCCAGCGCGCCGAACGGCTCGTCCATCAGCAGGATGTCGGCGTCCTGGGCGAGGGCCCGGGCCAGCGCGACGCGCTGGCGCATGCCGCCGGAGAGCTCGTGCGGCCGCTTGTGGCCGAAGCCCTTGAGCCGCACGATCTCCAGCAGCTGCTCGGCGCGTTCCCGGCGGGTGGCGCGGGGGATGCCGCGCAGCCGCAGGGGAAGCTCGACGTTGCCGGCAACCGAGAGCCACGGGAAGAGCGCCGCCTCCTGGAACATCAGCGAGACGGCCCGGCCGCCGGTGTCCAGTGTGCCGCCGCTGATCCGGTCGAGCCCGGCGACGAGCGAGAGCAGCGTGCTCTTGCCGCAGCCGGAGGCGCCCAGCAGGCAGACGAACTCGCCCTTGCCGACGCTCAGCGAGACCTTGTCCAGGGCGAGCAGCGCGTTGGCGCCGGTGCCGTACCGCTTCGAGACGCTGTCGAGGCTGACGACCGCCTGCTGGGTGCGCTGGTGGGTGGCTTCGAGAATGCTCATGACGTGGCTCCCGGTTGTCCGGCGGCGATCAGGAGGCGGCGGCGTCGCTGACCTCGGGCTGACCGTCGGCCTTGAGCAGCTCGTTGAGCGGGCCGAGGTCGTAGATGCCCTTGAGGTCCACCGGCTTGAGCAGACCGACGTCCTCGGCGTGCTTGGCGCTGGTGTAGAGCGACGAGGCGATCGGGTCGTTGGTGAACGTCAGGTTCTTGAACGCGGCGGCGAGGATGTCGTCCTTGAGCGGCTTTCCGGACAGGGCGGCGAGCTGCTCGTTGGCGGCCTTCTGCGCTCCGGCGGTGTCCGAGGCGATGTACTTCTCCGCGGCGATGTGACCCTGCAGGAGCTTCTTCACCGTGTCCGGGTGCTTCTTGAGGAAATCCTGCTTCACGATCAGGTGCGTGGTGACGAACTGCCCGTTCGGCCACAGGTCCTTCTCGTTGACCAGGATCTTGCCCTTGGACTCGAGCACCATCTTGCTCAGGTTGGGCTCGGGGACCCAGGCGCCGTCGATCGCGCCCTGGGCGAACGCCTGCACCGCGGTCGCGTTGTCCTGCGGCAGCACCGAGACGTCGCCGCCGCCCTGCTGGTCGGCGTTGAGGCCGTTCTCCTTCAGCCAGGCGCGCAGCGCGACGTCCTGGGTGTTGCCCAGCTGCGGCGTGGCGATCTTCTTGCCCTTGAGGTCGGCCGGGCTGTTGATGCCCTGCCTGACGACCAGGCCGGCGCCGCCCGAGGTGCTGCCCGCGATGATCTTCAGCGCGGTGCCCTTGGAGGTGGCCCAGCCGTTGATGGCCGGGTTCGGCCCGATGTACGTCGCGTCGATCGCCCCGGAGAACAGCGCCTCGATGGCGGCCGGGCCGGCGTTGAAGGTCTTCGGCTCCAGCTTGGTGTCGCCCAGCGCCTGCTGGAAGAGGCCGTTCTTGACGCCGACGAGCGCGGGCGCGTGGGTGATGTTCGGGAAGTACCCGAGCCGCAGGGTGTTCGCGTCACCGCTGGCGGCGGCGTCGTCGCTGCCGCAGGCGGTCAGGGCCGAGGCGGACAGAAGCGCGGCAGCGGCAACGGCAAGCGCACGAAGAGCGCGGGATTTCATTGTCACTCCTAAGCGGAGACGGTGAGTTGGGCGAGGGTGCGGTGGTTCACGACCCCCTCGATGGCCTCCTCCACCGCGAGCCAGACGTCCTTGAGGCCGGTCGCGACCCCGTGGTACGTCGTGGTCGTGGTGGGCAGGCCACGAACGGTGGTCAGCGCCCCGCCGACGGCCCGGACCACGTCGCCGACGGTGATGTCGTCGGCCGGCCGGGCCAGGGCGTACCCGCCGTCGACGCCGCGGTGGCTGTGCAGCAGGCCGGCGCGGCGCAGGTCGAGCAGGATGCCCTGGAGAAAGCTGAGCGGGATGTCCTGGCCGGCCGCGAGCGACGCGGCTTTGACCAGGTGGGGGTGGTCAGCGGCGATCGCGAGCATGGCCCGGACGGCGTAGTCGGTGCGTGCCGAGACGTACACGGGGGAATGTCCTCTCGGTCCGGCGGAGCGCAAACTCTGCTTTCTCTATCTGATGGATGGGAATAGTGGACGAGGTGCGGTATCGGCGTCAACCCCGAACCGCATCATGGGATGTTTGCCTGCCGGTTTTGTAGGAAAAGCCCTCGTCCGGGTGACGCCGGGAGCGTCCGGCGCGCGGGAACGGCCCCGGGCTGTGGGAGTATCTGC carries:
- a CDS encoding ABC transporter ATP-binding protein, encoding MSILEATHQRTQQAVVSLDSVSKRYGTGANALLALDKVSLSVGKGEFVCLLGASGCGKSTLLSLVAGLDRISGGTLDTGGRAVSLMFQEAALFPWLSVAGNVELPLRLRGIPRATRRERAEQLLEIVRLKGFGHKRPHELSGGMRQRVALARALAQDADILLMDEPFGALDAMTRDILHDELERIWREQELTVLFVTHNVREAVRLGDRVILLSSRPGRVIEDFPVTHQRPRRIDSPEVAGQAAEITDRLRAEVARHAG
- a CDS encoding ABC transporter substrate-binding protein; amino-acid sequence: MKSRALRALAVAAAALLSASALTACGSDDAAASGDANTLRLGYFPNITHAPALVGVKNGLFQQALGDTKLEPKTFNAGPAAIEALFSGAIDATYIGPNPAINGWATSKGTALKIIAGSTSGGAGLVVRQGINSPADLKGKKIATPQLGNTQDVALRAWLKENGLNADQQGGGDVSVLPQDNATAVQAFAQGAIDGAWVPEPNLSKMVLESKGKILVNEKDLWPNGQFVTTHLIVKQDFLKKHPDTVKKLLQGHIAAEKYIASDTAGAQKAANEQLAALSGKPLKDDILAAAFKNLTFTNDPIASSLYTSAKHAEDVGLLKPVDLKGIYDLGPLNELLKADGQPEVSDAAAS
- a CDS encoding RrF2 family transcriptional regulator, which gives rise to MYVSARTDYAVRAMLAIAADHPHLVKAASLAAGQDIPLSFLQGILLDLRRAGLLHSHRGVDGGYALARPADDITVGDVVRAVGGALTTVRGLPTTTTTYHGVATGLKDVWLAVEEAIEGVVNHRTLAQLTVSA
- a CDS encoding ABC transporter permease, whose translation is MQAEIPTQAPDPRTESDRAADRVTGLDALELAGKGEQGALGKRIWRSAWPKLLAVAIVLAAWQAVVWAEWKPAYVLPGPATVFEDLGSLITTGDFWDGVRLTMTRAVTGFALAVLIGTIVGAAVSRFAPLRAAIGSLITGLQTMPSIMWFPLAILLFQISESAIMFVVVIGAAPSVANGLISGIDYVPRTWLRVGQVLGMTGFAKYRHLILPASLPSFISGLKQGWAFSWRSLMAGELLVIVPGALSIGVRMQQSRDLNESSLVISFIIVVLVIGILIDLLFNAADNALRKRWGLTGS